In the genome of Pseudanabaena sp. BC1403, the window TAGTGAAGTAGAATTTGTCCCTGAATTATCTCCTGAAATGCAGAAACTTTATCTCGTGGATGATGATGGATTGAGCATGGATCATCCGATCATTCAAGCCGCCGCAAAGGAAGCCGTGGGAGGTGAAACCAATATTTTGCGGAAGATGCTATTGATTCGTGATTATGTCTATGACAAGCTCTCATACCGTGTCACGCCTTACATTGCTGCACCAGAAGAAGTTCTAGTTAGAGGCACAGGCTCTTGTGGAGAATATGTCGGTTTGTTATTAGCCTTAACTCGATTAAATGGAATTGCTTGTCGCACGGTCGGACGTTATAAATGTCCTCATGATGGCGAATTGATGATGAACATTCCTCTGCATCAATATTACAATCACGTTTGGATTGAGTTCTATATTCCCAGCATTGGATGGTTGCCAATGGAATCGAATCCAGATGATACTGGCTATCGTCCCTATCCCACCCGATGGTTTATGGGGCTACCTTGGTATCATGTGGAAATTGGCAAAGGCATCTTTTTTGAGACGATTCAGCCTCAGCCTTATTCTATTGGTGAGTTAGCTCTCAATCATGTACGCTTCAAGGTCTTAGAAGAAATCTAAATCCAAAAAGCATGTGGGGCGCTTCGCGCCCCACATGCTTTTTGGATTTAGATTCTTAAAGATTGTTATAACTGTAACTGATTACTAAGTTTAATGAATTTAGCTTAAGAAGAATTTTTTGATGTCTGCATACCTTTTAGGATTATGTAGATTAAAAAATTTTTAGGTAATTAGACTTAGGAAAACAAACTTATGACACATCTAGCTTTTAGCTTACTTGCCGCAGTTCCCTCTACTCCTACTTGGTCTCCAAGTGTTGGTTTGCTCATGATCACAGCTAATGCATTTGCGTTAGTCGTTGCTCGTTATGGCATCCAAGTCAAAGGTGTTGGTCCTAGCTTACCTGTAGAATTGCCTGGTCTATTTTCAGGTTTTGGTTTGGCAGAATTGCTAGCCGTTACTAGTTTTGGTCATGTTCTTGGAGCAGGTTTGATTTTGGGCTTAGCTCAAGCAGGCTTAGTATAAAAAAAATAGATAGGATGAGTAACATCCTATCTATTTTTTTAGTACTTTATGGCTATAGACACTCTGGTTAAGACATAAAACTTGAACTCAAATCGTTGGAAGTTGTCTAAGCAAAAATGAATGCATTGCTATACAAATGGGGCAGAACTTCCCCATTCACCTGTAAAAACAAAGCTTGATAAGGGGTATCGACTACGAGGAGCAGTTTCGCGCTCTTGTAAATCTGTTGGTAAATTGCTGGTTTCACCTGCATAGCCGATCGCGATCGCTGCTACAGGTCTCGCCGTTTCAGGAATATTAAAAGTAGCGATCGCCTTGGCAGGATCGAATCCACCCATTTGGTGCGCGACCAGATTTAAAGCTGTAGCCTGCAATACCAGAGTTGCTGCCGCTTGACCTGCATCATACTCGCCCCAAGCGTTAGGCTTGCCATTGTGCTTAAAGGTCTTTTGAGCAACAACTAAACTCAATACTGGAGCAACTTGTGCCCATATAACATTGGCGGGGACTAGACAATCAAGTAGTTTCTGATAGTTCACTTCGTCATCTTTGGTTGCCACAATAAATGTCCAAGGTTGATCATTAAAGCAGGAAGAAGACCATCTCGCTGCTTCAAATAACTGAGCAAGCTTATCTTTTTCAACAAGTTTGCTATCAAATGCACGGGGACTCCATCTATGAGCGATCAAAGGATGAATTTCATGATCAGTAATTGCAGGATTTTCCATATTAATATTTTGATTTTGAGACGAATTTACACTTTGTGACGAGCTTCCATTATTTTAACCGATCAGAATTTATCTCAATTCACAAAAGTGTCCTCACCATTTTGTGAATTAAAAGCCAAATGCAGTAATACCCAACAATTTGCGCGATCGCAGAATACCTTAATCAAAAAAAGAGTAGTAAGGCTGTGAGTTTGGAGAATATCCTCGTCGTGTCTTTTGGTGCTGGACAAATGGAAGATGAATGACCGCCAATGACACAAAGACTTGGGGAATACTTGATTGGCTAAATATTAAAAAAGGAATTCCACTGTTAGAAGTATAAGTAGATGCACATAATTAATTACACATCCAAACCCGTAAAGTTGTGCCCCGCAGGGGCGCAACTTTACGGGTTTGGGTAATTTATTTTGCACAAGGACTTATGCAGATGGCTCCGCAGATTTGATTGATTACATTCGATTGAAATGAACCCCAAAAGATGAGATACGGCGCTTTGCGCCGTATCTCATCTTTTGGGGTTGGATTTGTTCTAAATTTGATGGAATCGATGTAAGCTGCAAATATAGATTGATCGCGCTAGAAATCAGTAATCCCATGAGCTTAATGCCTAAGCATTTACCTAACTCGGCTGCACTCTTGAAACGTAAAGCCCAAAAATACTCTAAAAAGCCACCTTTGAGACAATTAAGCTTTTTTGTGAGCCTAACGATCATATTGCTATCAGGATGTCAAGAACAGCCAAAACCGAGCCCTACTGCTGCCCCAACCGCTACGGTGACCCCAACGGCGGCGACAAACATTAAAGATAAAGCTCCAGATGGGATTTTAGAAAGGGTAAAAGCTCGTGGGAAGTTAATTTGTGGCGTGAATGGCAAGCTGTCTGGATTTAGCTATGTTGATGACAAAGGTATTTGGAGTGGCTTAGATGTGGACTATTGCCGCGCGATCGCTGCTGCGGTCTTAGGAGATGCCAAGGCGGTTGAGTTTAAGCCTATACTTGCCAAGGATCGCTTTACAGCCATCCAAAATAGTGATGTTGATATCTTGATGCGAAACACCTCACGCACATTAACCCGTGATGTAGCCACCAATATTTCTTTTGCTCCCACAACTTTTTTTGATGGACAAGGAGTAATGCTCAGGATTGGGGCAAAACCAACAAGTAGTTCCCCTAGTCCCAGTCCCTCCAGTCCCAACTCTCCTAGCCCCAGTCCCACGGCTTCGCCATCAGCTTCTCCTAGCCCCACTAGCAGCCCTGAGAGTCGCCCTGATAAAGACAGTAAATTAGACAAGCAAACACCAAAAACCATTGAAGAATTAGCGATCGCTCTCAAAGAGTTAGCTGATAAAAAAATCTGTGTAGAAACTGGAATCAACGCCACAAATTTGGAATCTACATTCAAAGAGGCAAATATTGCGATCGAGTCGATCATTTTGCCTGATCTTGATGGAGTCTTGAATGCTTATGCAAAAGGTGACTGCGACGCGATTTCTTCGGAAAAATCTCAGCTTGCATCATGGCGAAGTAAACTACCGCGACCTGCTGATCACAAAATCCTTGATCTCAGCTTGTCAAGGGAACCCCTTAGCCCTGCCATAGTTGGGAATGATGATCGCTGGCGCGATGTCGTGACTTGGGTAATCTATGCCACTTTTTATGCCGAAGAACTGGGTATAAATATGGATAATTATGCATCTTTTAAAGACTCGAAAAATCCTGAGATTTCTAGATTTCTCGGTACTTCGGATTCTCTGGGCATTGAGCTTGGGCTTGCACCAGACTGGACAACCCAAATCCTTAAGCAAGTAGGAAATTATAGCGATATCTACAATCGTAATCTTGCGCCCCTAGATATTCCACGCGGTTTAAATCGCACATGGAAACAAGGTGGGTTACTCTACTCGATGCCATTTAGATAAAAAGCAGGTATTCACAAATGTCATTTATCGTTTCTGCGATCGCCTCATTAGTCTCGATAGTTGTATTTTTTAGTAGCAAAAGGCTAGTTGACAATCGCATTGCTCAATTAGTAATCCAAGCAGTTTCGGGATTGATTGCACTGTTAGCAACGATAAATGCCCTAAGCCGCTTGATCATTGTCATTCCTGCTGGAAATGTTGGTGTGGAAGACTTTCAGGGCAAAGTCAGCGATCGCAGCTTACCCGCAGGTATTCACGCCATTAATCCTTTTGCGGATGTGGTGCAATTTTCAGTCCGATTACGCGATCTCAAAGAAGAGATTGGCGCAACCTCCAAGGAAGGCTTAGCACTAGGAATTGATGTCAGCATTCAATATCGCATCGATCCTGCTAAGGCGGCGAGTATTTATCTGAATATTGGTACTGAAGAACGCGAAATTGTGGTTTCCAGATTTCGATCAATCTCACGGGAAATTGTCTCTGGATATACCGCCGAAGAGGTCTATGCTACTAAACGCGAAGAAGTAAGTTTAAAACTTGCCGAAAAATTGCGATCGCAGCTCGCTCCGATTGGCTTTATCGTCGATGAAGCTCTGTTGCGAAATGTGAAAGTCCCTGAAACTTTGCAAGCCGCGATCCAGCAAAGGCTCAAGGCTGAGCAGGAAAATTTACAAATGAAATTTGTCTTAGAAAAAGAAAAGCAAGAAGCCGATCGCAAGCGAATCGAAGCAAAAGGTAGTGCAGACGCTCAAAAAATTCTTGCTGAGGGGCTTACGCCTGCGGTGCTGCAATTACGTGCGATCGAGGCGACGGAAAAGTTATCCCTATCACCAAATTCTAAAATTGTAATTCTCGGCAGTGGTCAAAGCACGCCATTGATTTTGCCTCTTGATCGTGAAGCTAGTAGAGCCGTTGTTCCAGCGCCGTAATACCAAAGCACAAAGTGGCTACGCCACTTTATGCTTTTAAACCCCTTATGGGGTTTGCTTTTTAATTCACAGAAGTGTTGTCACACTTTTGTGAATTAGTATAAAACTAATGGATTCCTTAACAATCCTCAGTTTTATGGCTTTTTTGAGATTGCTGATGGTTGAGGTGACTTGAACTGTTAAAATTTTTGCAAGGTTAAATAAAATTCTTTACAGTTTTAGTCATAAAACTCAGACAGGATCGCAAATAGTGAGAATTGCAGTAGATGCGATGGGTGGAGATTTTGCCCCACGCGAGATAATCGAAGGAGCAATATTAGCTCAAACCCAATTGGGTGTGGATATAGCGTTAGTAGGCGATCGCGATATTCTCGCGAACTACTTCAAGCAACATAATTATCAAGAGAGCGATCACCTTGAGATCGTGCCATCAGAAGGGATCATCGAAATGGATGATGAGCCTCTTGAGGGGTTGCGCCGCAAACCTAATTCCTCGATCGCCGTGGCGATGAACTTAGTTAAGCGCAAGCAAGCCGATGCCGTGATTTCGGCAGGGCATTCTGGGGCGGCAATGGCGGCGGCGCTCCTGCGTTTAGGGCGATTACCAGGGGTAGATCGACCTGCGATCGGTGCATTGTTCCCCACGCAGGTTGCGCATAAGCCTGTACTTTTACTTGATGTCGGCGCAAATGTGGACTGTCGCCCCAAATTTTTAGAGCAGTTTGCCATCATGGGCTCGCTCTATAGTCAATATGCGATCGGCATTAAAGAGCCAAAAGTTGGCTTGCTGAATATTGGTGAAGAAGCTTGTAAAGGTAACGAACTAGCGATTCGCGTGCATCAAGCTTTACAAGATAATCCTCAAATTACTTTTGCAGGAAATGCCGAAGGACGCGACATTCTTAAGGGTCAGTTTGATGTGATCGTCTGTGATGGCTTTGCAGGCAATATTGTGCTCAAATTTGCTGAAGGTGTCGGTAATGCGGTCATGCAAATCCTCAAGGAAGAGTTACCTAAGGGTTGGCGGGGCAAACTTGGCGCATTAATCTTGAAACCAAATCTAAAAAAGGTGAAAGAGCGCATTGATGCTGATGAGTATGGTGGAGCTTTATTACTCGGTGTAGCTGGTATTTGTGTGATTAGTCACGGTAGCTCTAACGCTGTGAGTATTCGTAATGCCATTCGTGTTGCTAAGGATGCTGTCGATAATGGCGTGCTTGATCGTATTCGTGGTCAAATCAAGCCTAAGGTACCTGTTCCTGCGATCGATGACACACCCGATGATCCGCCAACTTAGTTAGCTTCTTTTTGCGATTAGGTTTTAATTCAGCGCCAAGCGTTGTAACACTCTTTATCCAGCCATTCAGATCAAACACAGCCAATGACTAATACTGAATCTTCTCTCGTCGGAGTGCGTTTTATTGGTAGCGGTTCCGCCGTTCCCGATCGCGTACTTACTAATCATGATCTTGCGCAGATGGTAGATACCACTGACGAGTGGATCGCCTCGCGTACAGGCATCAGAGAGCGTCATATTGCCGATGGCGAGAATGATTCAGTAGCAAATCTGGCAGCGCAAGCAGGGAAACAGGCGATCTCTGCCGCAGGCTTGTCACCCGAAGATATTGATCTGATTATTTTGTCCACATCGACTAGTGATGATTTGTTTGGGACGGCAGGAAGAGTTCAAAAAATCTTAGGTGCAGAACGAGCCGTCGCTTTTGATCTGGTTGCGGCATGTTCAGGATTTGTGTTTGGTGTGGTTACTGCATCCCAATATATCCGTACAGGGGTTTACAAAAATGTTTTGCTGATTGGTGCTGATGTCCTCTCACGTTGGGTCGATTGGCAAGATCGTCGCACTTGTATTTTGTTTGGGGATGGTGCTGGAGCTATAGTTTTGCAAGCCAGTAGCGAAAGTAAGCCTCAAGACAATCTCTTGGGCTTTGAGATGCGGAGTGATGGTAAGGGTAATGATTTACTCAATATCAATTATTCAGGGCGGAGTACCTTTGAACCAATTAGTATGAATGGTCAAGAGGTTTATCGGTTTGCGGTACGGCGTGTTCCTGAAGTCATCGAAAAATCTTTACACTATGCTCATTTGGAAGTTCATGATCTCGATTGGCTAATTTTGCATCAAGCTAATCAACGCATTATTGAGGCAGTAGTAAATCGTTTTGGCATCGATCCTGCCAAGGCGGTCAGCAATATGGGTAAATATGGCAATACTTCCGCCGCTTCAATTCCGATCGCTCTTGATGAATGGGTAAAAGCAGGCAAGATTCAACCCGATCATTTAATTGCGATCGCAGGTTTTGGCGCAGGTTTAAGCTGGGGTTCAGCAGTGTTTCGCTGGGGTTGATCAAGAATGTGTGCTTTGCACATATTTTGTTAAACTCTGAGACGATTTTTGGGAATCCATTTAGCTAATCCTGTTAAGCGATCGCGCCAAGTCACGCAGTCTTGAATATCTTCAGGTAAAAGGCTTGCCATATATCGCAACTCTTCATCAGAGAGCGGCGATCTGCCACAGAAAAAGGGATGTCTGGGTTTGCGACTGCAATAGCCAAAAAAGATTGCTGAACGCTCAAATTTGGTGGGCGGCTTACCACGATGATAGTAGCGTGCCGTATCCACAAAAATTACGGTTCCAGCCTTGCCAGTAAAGCTTTTATGCCAATTTTCCTGCATATGCTCAGGTAACATCTCCTGAATTTCCTGATGAAAAGCAGTTTTGAAACGACGTACAGATTTGGTCTTCAAAGTCTTGCAAAGAAATTCATTAACGTCGGGAGTAACACACTCAAAGGGGCCCCCATCTTCATTTACATCATTGATGTAAACGCCAATTTTGATCATTTGCCAGTCTTCTTTATCCTGATGCCACTTACGGGGACCAGTTTCTCTGCCATCTGGAAGGCTGTAGTAATAAGATAAGCCGTCGTAAGCAACGGGTAGCTTGAGATAGTTTTCAATAATTCGTAGAAGCTTAGCATCTGCGCCCCACAGAAATAATTCTGGGTAACGCATAATCTGCTCGGCGTTGATATTCAGCGTATGTCTGCCCATATACAGAGGATTTTGGGCATCGCTTTTGAGTTCTTGGGAGATATCTTTGGCTGCCTGAAAGAAACGATCGCTACTAGGAATTGCCAAATCTTCTAAAGTTGTGATCGCTACTCCATATTTTTCTAGCTCTTCGACAATTTTTTGCTCTTCAGTAGTTGAGCGATTAAGTAATGGTTGATATTCGCGAATAAATCTTTGATAGCGCGGATATAGCACCTTTTGCTCAACCACATCAATATTGCTAATAAATAGGGCTATATCCGAAGGCGCGCTAAGGGCTCTTTGCCATAGCTTCTCAAAGGTCTGATAGGTCTTAGATATAATTTTTTGATGCATCCGAATAAAACCTTAGAAATGATCATTTAAAGGATATGTCTCAGATCTTATGGAAGACGTATAAAATTACAAAAAAGTTGTTACTTTCTTATAATTATTATCGATAAATAACTATAGATTATACTTGCTAGAAATTTCATTAGCTTTACTTTATTTTTAGGTTTCAAATTCATTTTTTTAAGTGAGCCAAGTTAAAATTTCGTGATTGACTCGTTCAGGGTTATCGTCATGAGCGCAATGTCCCATTCCTTCCAAATACATTAATGTGGCATTAGGTGCATACTTCACTAATCGCTTACCTTCTGATGGAGGAATTAGGCGATCGCTACTTCCCCACAAAATCAATAAGGGAGCTTGCAATTGTTCAAGGGCTTGAGTTAAGCTCGGCGAATAGTTGGGTTGATTAATGCTGCGATTTAATCTTAGAAAAGCTTCGGCGGCTTGGCGATCGCGAGCTGGCTTAGCGATAATTTCCACTAATTCATTATCGACACGACGACGATCGCAATAGACAATTCCTTTAAGAACTAAACGAATTGTGAAGGGTTGACGTATTAAATGGAATAGAGGCTTAACTAGAACGGCGGAGACAATCGCCTTGACAGTGCGCTCAATCGGTTGCAGTGCTTTGGGAACCATGTCGTTAAAAGCGGCGATATCAGGCAAGCTAATCACTACTACACTTGAAGCAATTTCGGGATGATGGCTAGCCGCGATCGCAGCAACGAGAGAGCCAATTGAGTTACCAATAATTACCATTGGCACTTTAATAAACTTCTGCCAAAACTGAAAAACTTGCTCTACCCACATATGGATAGAATAACGAGTTGGAGGTTTTTCGGAGTTCCCAAACCCCAATAAGTCGATCGCATAGACCGTATGATTTTCTGCTAATGCAGGAATATTGCCGCGCCAATGATCGATCGCTGCGCCAAATCCATGAATTAATAGAATTGGTGGTTTAGTGTGATCGGAATTACGCGATCGGCGAAACCCATAACGCGATCGCCATCCTCGAAAATACCAATCACGATATTGCATTACATTAGCCATGTTCATCACTTTGTATATTCTTGCAAACAATATCGCTATTTTCAAAGCCCAGAGATTTTAGATGCGGCGCTTCGCGTCGCTTCTAAAATCTCTGGGCTTTGAAAGGCTCGCAAAGCGAGCCTTTATCACTTATTCACCTTTGGCGCGAACTAAGCGACCGTCACTGGTGACATGCAATCCGCATTCTTGATTGCTCATCTCCCACCACCAACGACCAGCACGGAGATCTTCTCCTGCTTGGACGGCTCTAGTACATGGCGCACAGCCAATACTAGGGAAGTTTTGATCATGGAGTGCATTGTAAGGAACGTCATTGGCGTGAATGTATTCCCAAACTTGCTCATTTGTCCAATCGATTAAAGGATTAATCTTGGCAATATTGCGATCTCCATCTAGTTCAACGGTTTCCATTGTGGAACGGTTAGCAGTTTGATCGCGGCGTAGCCCTGTAATCCAAGCATCCAGACCCTTAGTAGCCCGACCAAGCGGCTCGACTTTGCGAATGAAGCAGCATTGCTTGCGATTTTCGACGCTGTCATAGAAGAGATTAATGCCCTTGGCGCTAACCATCTGCTCCACTGCTTCTGCTTGTGGGAACATGATTCGCAATTGGAGTTGAGGATATTTTTGTTGTACTTTGGCGATTACTTCATAGGTCTCGGCATTCAATCGACCTGTATCGAGGGTGAATACATTTGCATCAGGCTTGATTTTGGCGATCATGTCAATCAAGGTGACATCTTCGGCTCCAAAGCTAGATGCAAGGGAGATCTTGTCATAGTTACCAAGCGCCCATGTGAGTACTTCTTGAGGGTTTTTGCCTTTGAGTTGTGCGGCGGCGGTGTCAATGTCTGTTTGTAAGGTCATGGGTTATTGGGTGAATGCGCTGACTTGAAAATATAATTTTATTATGACCTGCACTCAGGCTTACAGAAATATGGCGATATTACGGTTTTCACTTCCCTGTAGGCTGCGATCGCAAAAGTCTCAGCATTTGCTAGAAGTCGATCTAAAATATAGGCTATGGTAAATCAGTGGTAACAATATGGAGCCGATCGCAGCAGTTGTAATTGGAATATTAACAATTATTGGTTCGGGTTCTTTGGCTAAAGTTGGTGAAAACATTACTGACGGGACGGGCAATCTCGCAAAATCGTTATGGGCGATGCTGAAGCGCAAGGCTCCTAATACGCAAACTGTGAAGTTATTAGCGGCGGGGAAAGAGGTTGATATACAGCAGGCGGTGATTGATTTAGAGCCGATCACGAATGATCCTGATGATCCTGAAATGATTAAGTTATTGGAGGAGGTGCGATCGCTGTTGGCAAGTAACAAGGAACTAGCGGCAAAGGTTGAATCGGCAACGCGCATTAATATTGAGAAACAAGTTAATGTCGATCAATCAGGGACAAATAACACTCAGAATAATACTTTTAATCTATAAGGGACGCTGGCAAGTATTCTCAGACAGGCAGGCTTAAAATGATTGACCAAATGGGATTGATGCTTATTTGGATGCTTTGCGCGATTCGGAAGGTGAGGAGTTTTATTTAACGCATATCTCTGTGTCTAGTTTGCAGGAAGTGAGCCGTGAGCAATCCCGAAATTAACATCAATCAAGGCGGTACGGGCAATACACAAAACAATACTTTCAACTACACCCAAATTATTCAAGAGGCAAAGCGGGTGGGAAGCGTGATCAATTTGCCGCAGACTAATGTGACTTTTTTTGCGGGACGGGATGAGGATCTGGCAAAGGTGCATGAACTTTTGCAGAAAAATCAACGGGTGGCGGTGGCGGCTTTTGTCAAAGGCATGGGTGGTGTCGGTAAGTCGGAACTTGCACTGCAATATGCGCTTCGGCATCTGTTGACGGACTATAGTGGCGGGATCTGTTGGTTGCGGGGAAATGAGGGGGACTTTGCCGACCCAGTTACAGGATTTTGTGCAGGTGCAGCTTGGGGAAACGATGCCCGATGGTTTGGATAGTGGCGAAAAGTTGGCTGGGCATTGCTGGCGGCGGCTATCGGAACGGGTGGGGGAGCCGATGTTGGTGGTGTTGGATGATGTGAAAGATTATGGGAATGTGGAACCGTTTTTGCCGCCTCTAGATGGCAAGTTTCGTGTATTGGTGACGACGCGGTTGGGATTGGGGAATGCGATGCAGCAATACACGTTAGATGTGTTGGTGTTGGCGGCGGCGGTGGATTTGCTAAAGTCGTTTTTGCCTGAAACCGATCCGCGTCGGAAGAATGATGGGGAAATCGAGAAGCTTTGTGAATGGTTGGGGCGGTTGCCTTTAGCGATCGAGTTGGTGGGGCGG includes:
- a CDS encoding amino acid ABC transporter substrate-binding protein — encoded protein: MSLTIILLSGCQEQPKPSPTAAPTATVTPTAATNIKDKAPDGILERVKARGKLICGVNGKLSGFSYVDDKGIWSGLDVDYCRAIAAAVLGDAKAVEFKPILAKDRFTAIQNSDVDILMRNTSRTLTRDVATNISFAPTTFFDGQGVMLRIGAKPTSSSPSPSPSSPNSPSPSPTASPSASPSPTSSPESRPDKDSKLDKQTPKTIEELAIALKELADKKICVETGINATNLESTFKEANIAIESIILPDLDGVLNAYAKGDCDAISSEKSQLASWRSKLPRPADHKILDLSLSREPLSPAIVGNDDRWRDVVTWVIYATFYAEELGINMDNYASFKDSKNPEISRFLGTSDSLGIELGLAPDWTTQILKQVGNYSDIYNRNLAPLDIPRGLNRTWKQGGLLYSMPFR
- a CDS encoding phosphoadenylyl-sulfate reductase, which gives rise to MTLQTDIDTAAAQLKGKNPQEVLTWALGNYDKISLASSFGAEDVTLIDMIAKIKPDANVFTLDTGRLNAETYEVIAKVQQKYPQLQLRIMFPQAEAVEQMVSAKGINLFYDSVENRKQCCFIRKVEPLGRATKGLDAWITGLRRDQTANRSTMETVELDGDRNIAKINPLIDWTNEQVWEYIHANDVPYNALHDQNFPSIGCAPCTRAVQAGEDLRAGRWWWEMSNQECGLHVTSDGRLVRAKGE
- the psaK gene encoding photosystem I reaction center subunit PsaK, producing the protein MTHLAFSLLAAVPSTPTWSPSVGLLMITANAFALVVARYGIQVKGVGPSLPVELPGLFSGFGLAELLAVTSFGHVLGAGLILGLAQAGLV
- a CDS encoding beta-ketoacyl-ACP synthase III, producing MTNTESSLVGVRFIGSGSAVPDRVLTNHDLAQMVDTTDEWIASRTGIRERHIADGENDSVANLAAQAGKQAISAAGLSPEDIDLIILSTSTSDDLFGTAGRVQKILGAERAVAFDLVAACSGFVFGVVTASQYIRTGVYKNVLLIGADVLSRWVDWQDRRTCILFGDGAGAIVLQASSESKPQDNLLGFEMRSDGKGNDLLNINYSGRSTFEPISMNGQEVYRFAVRRVPEVIEKSLHYAHLEVHDLDWLILHQANQRIIEAVVNRFGIDPAKAVSNMGKYGNTSAASIPIALDEWVKAGKIQPDHLIAIAGFGAGLSWGSAVFRWG
- the plsX gene encoding phosphate acyltransferase PlsX, which encodes MRIAVDAMGGDFAPREIIEGAILAQTQLGVDIALVGDRDILANYFKQHNYQESDHLEIVPSEGIIEMDDEPLEGLRRKPNSSIAVAMNLVKRKQADAVISAGHSGAAMAAALLRLGRLPGVDRPAIGALFPTQVAHKPVLLLDVGANVDCRPKFLEQFAIMGSLYSQYAIGIKEPKVGLLNIGEEACKGNELAIRVHQALQDNPQITFAGNAEGRDILKGQFDVIVCDGFAGNIVLKFAEGVGNAVMQILKEELPKGWRGKLGALILKPNLKKVKERIDADEYGGALLLGVAGICVISHGSSNAVSIRNAIRVAKDAVDNGVLDRIRGQIKPKVPVPAIDDTPDDPPT
- a CDS encoding alpha/beta fold hydrolase, translated to MANVMQYRDWYFRGWRSRYGFRRSRNSDHTKPPILLIHGFGAAIDHWRGNIPALAENHTVYAIDLLGFGNSEKPPTRYSIHMWVEQVFQFWQKFIKVPMVIIGNSIGSLVAAIAASHHPEIASSVVVISLPDIAAFNDMVPKALQPIERTVKAIVSAVLVKPLFHLIRQPFTIRLVLKGIVYCDRRRVDNELVEIIAKPARDRQAAEAFLRLNRSINQPNYSPSLTQALEQLQAPLLILWGSSDRLIPPSEGKRLVKYAPNATLMYLEGMGHCAHDDNPERVNHEILTWLT
- a CDS encoding prohibitin family protein, which translates into the protein MSFIVSAIASLVSIVVFFSSKRLVDNRIAQLVIQAVSGLIALLATINALSRLIIVIPAGNVGVEDFQGKVSDRSLPAGIHAINPFADVVQFSVRLRDLKEEIGATSKEGLALGIDVSIQYRIDPAKAASIYLNIGTEEREIVVSRFRSISREIVSGYTAEEVYATKREEVSLKLAEKLRSQLAPIGFIVDEALLRNVKVPETLQAAIQQRLKAEQENLQMKFVLEKEKQEADRKRIEAKGSADAQKILAEGLTPAVLQLRAIEATEKLSLSPNSKIVILGSGQSTPLILPLDREASRAVVPAP
- a CDS encoding nitroreductase family protein, producing the protein MENPAITDHEIHPLIAHRWSPRAFDSKLVEKDKLAQLFEAARWSSSCFNDQPWTFIVATKDDEVNYQKLLDCLVPANVIWAQVAPVLSLVVAQKTFKHNGKPNAWGEYDAGQAAATLVLQATALNLVAHQMGGFDPAKAIATFNIPETARPVAAIAIGYAGETSNLPTDLQERETAPRSRYPLSSFVFTGEWGSSAPFV